From a region of the Paenibacillus sp. FSL R10-2734 genome:
- a CDS encoding glutamine--tRNA ligase/YqeY domain fusion protein — protein sequence MENRSTPSNFIKNVITEDLRTGKVKEVVTRFPPEPNGYLHIGHAKAIWINFTLADEFGGKTNLRFDDTNPAKEDMEYVNSIQEDVKWLGYEWEELRFASDYFEEMYKRAELLITKGKAYVDDLSADEIRQLRGTLTEPGKNSPYRDRSIEENLDLFRRMRAGEFKDGEKVLRAKIDMSSPNINLRDPVIYRITHAHHHNTGDKWCIYPMYTFAHPLEDAIEGVTHSLCSLEFEDQRPFYDWVVAECEMPAVPHQYEFGRLNLAQTMTSKRKLKLLVDEGHVDGWDDPRMPTISGLRRRGYTPEAIRKFVYEAGISKSQGLVDLQMLEHFIREDLKLTVPRTMAVLRPLKVVITNYPEGQTEWLEAENNTENEEMGVRQIPFSREIYVERDDFMENPPNKYFRLFPGNEVRLKHAYFIKCNEVIKDENGEVVELHCTYDPETKSGSGFTGRKVKGTLHWVEASQAVPAEFRLYEPLISAEEADEVVEVEGLDSSVEKSEPSFLDQLNPKSIEILQGFVEPALKDSVAQDKFQFFRHGYFNVDSKYSAPGHLVFNLIVSLKSSFQPPKQG from the coding sequence GTTAAGGAAGTTGTCACACGCTTTCCGCCGGAGCCGAACGGTTATTTACATATCGGACATGCCAAGGCGATCTGGATTAACTTTACACTGGCGGACGAGTTCGGTGGTAAGACTAACTTAAGATTTGACGACACGAATCCGGCTAAAGAGGATATGGAGTATGTGAACTCGATTCAGGAAGATGTGAAGTGGCTCGGTTATGAATGGGAAGAGCTGCGTTTTGCATCGGATTATTTCGAGGAGATGTACAAGCGTGCCGAATTATTGATTACGAAGGGCAAAGCTTATGTCGATGACCTCAGTGCGGATGAAATTCGCCAATTGCGGGGAACGCTGACGGAGCCAGGAAAGAATAGTCCATATCGTGATCGTAGCATTGAAGAGAATTTGGATCTGTTCCGCCGTATGCGTGCAGGCGAATTCAAGGACGGTGAGAAGGTACTTCGCGCCAAGATCGATATGTCTTCCCCGAACATTAACCTGCGTGATCCTGTAATATACCGTATTACACACGCACATCACCATAATACAGGCGATAAATGGTGTATCTATCCAATGTATACGTTCGCTCATCCGCTAGAAGATGCTATTGAGGGAGTCACTCACTCTCTTTGCTCGTTGGAATTCGAAGATCAACGCCCATTCTACGATTGGGTCGTAGCTGAATGTGAGATGCCAGCTGTCCCACATCAATATGAATTTGGCCGTCTGAATCTGGCTCAAACGATGACTAGTAAGCGTAAGCTGAAGCTGCTTGTAGATGAAGGACATGTGGACGGCTGGGATGACCCACGGATGCCGACGATCTCCGGTCTGCGCCGCAGAGGATATACCCCGGAAGCGATTCGTAAATTCGTGTATGAGGCGGGGATCTCCAAGAGCCAAGGTCTGGTGGACCTGCAAATGCTGGAGCACTTTATCCGTGAAGATCTTAAGCTAACTGTACCGCGTACAATGGCTGTGCTGCGACCGCTTAAGGTTGTAATTACTAACTACCCTGAAGGCCAAACGGAATGGCTTGAAGCAGAGAATAATACAGAGAATGAGGAAATGGGTGTACGCCAAATTCCGTTCTCCCGCGAGATTTATGTGGAGCGTGATGACTTTATGGAGAATCCGCCGAACAAATATTTCCGGTTGTTCCCTGGCAATGAAGTGCGTCTGAAGCATGCTTATTTCATCAAATGTAATGAGGTTATTAAGGATGAGAATGGCGAGGTTGTGGAGCTGCATTGTACGTATGATCCAGAAACGAAGAGTGGCAGCGGATTTACAGGTCGCAAGGTAAAAGGTACTTTGCATTGGGTTGAAGCTAGCCAAGCGGTTCCTGCGGAATTCCGTTTATACGAGCCTCTGATTTCTGCGGAAGAAGCGGATGAGGTTGTGGAAGTTGAAGGATTGGATTCCTCGGTAGAGAAATCGGAGCCTAGCTTCTTAGATCAGCTTAATCCTAAGTCCATTGAAATCTTGCAAGGTTTTGTTGAACCAGCCCTAAAGGATAGCGTGGCTCAGGATAAATTCCAATTCTTCCGTCACGGTTACTTTAATGTGGATAGTAAATATTCGGCGCCAGGACATCTCGTATTCAATCTTATCGTTTCACTGAAAAGTTCATTTCAGCCTCCTAAACAAGGCTAA
- the moaA gene encoding GTP 3',8-cyclase MoaA: MEPLTDPFGRLHDYIRISVTDRCNLRCIYCMPAEGMEFQPKDEILSYEEITSVVESLAPLGLRKVRLTGGEPLVRKDLEKLVAMISAIPGIDDISLTTNGLMLPAKAALLKAAGLSRVNISLDSLRQDRFSMITRGGEVSKVLKGIEAAQAAGLEPIKLNVVLMKGINDDEIKDFISLTMNSPLNVRFIEYMPIGSATDSWRQSYLPLETVIEACTAAGWETEEAEMPSGNGPSQNRRVIGAQGTFGLIHPVSDHFCDNCNRLRLTADGHIKACLYWADEYHVRPLISDRAAVQALFRKALGNKPHNHEMALALEKKAQSHTPTARRMSQIGG, from the coding sequence ATGGAGCCGCTGACGGACCCTTTTGGGCGTTTACACGATTACATCCGCATTTCGGTTACCGACCGCTGCAACCTGCGTTGCATTTATTGTATGCCAGCGGAAGGGATGGAATTCCAGCCGAAGGACGAGATTCTGAGTTATGAGGAAATCACCTCAGTTGTAGAATCACTAGCACCACTCGGATTACGTAAGGTACGGCTAACAGGCGGAGAACCTCTTGTTCGTAAAGATCTGGAGAAGCTAGTGGCTATGATATCCGCCATTCCTGGGATCGACGATATTTCACTGACTACAAATGGTTTAATGCTTCCGGCAAAAGCAGCGCTGCTAAAAGCAGCCGGTCTGTCACGGGTGAACATCAGCCTAGACTCTTTACGGCAGGATCGATTCTCTATGATTACGCGAGGCGGTGAGGTCTCCAAGGTACTAAAGGGGATCGAGGCAGCACAAGCTGCTGGGCTGGAGCCGATCAAGCTTAACGTTGTGTTAATGAAAGGGATTAATGATGACGAGATCAAAGACTTCATCTCCCTTACGATGAACAGTCCACTAAATGTACGCTTTATTGAATATATGCCTATCGGAAGCGCTACTGATTCTTGGCGCCAATCCTATCTGCCGCTCGAAACTGTTATAGAAGCTTGTACCGCAGCCGGATGGGAAACCGAAGAAGCGGAGATGCCATCTGGTAATGGCCCTTCCCAGAATCGGCGGGTTATTGGAGCTCAAGGAACGTTCGGTCTGATCCATCCCGTGAGCGATCACTTCTGCGATAACTGCAATCGCCTGAGACTCACAGCAGATGGTCATATCAAAGCTTGTCTGTATTGGGCAGATGAATACCATGTGCGCCCTTTAATCAGCGACCGTGCAGCGGTGCAAGCCTTATTCCGAAAAGCACTGGGCAACAAGCCCCATAACCACGAAATGGCCTTAGCCTTGGAGAAAAAAGCACAAAGCCACACGCCGACGGCTCGGCGCATGTCTCAAATTGGAGGCTAG
- a CDS encoding MFS transporter — protein sequence MRKGVIPSSITSLKWFNFFVYGTMVLFTSFFQLYLLDVGMTKLEIGALFSVGALVSIIANPFWAFWTNRTQNIRRIILFMLIGMLVLSQSMFRANTYETIYNSIILFYFFQGPLFAQSNTMILSYIDGTNHRFRSFRLWGSLGWAIIAIVAGFILDWANVSILSYLFTALLFASILSILVLPKLNHTIVMAPMPFKGMSKLIFNPFFLCFLLFGILVSIPNTMNTTFISLYITDLGGSKKMIGLAVFLSSILEVGVFVLCDRLLKRKISVLLGWLALVSGLFVLRWWFMAEATTALQVVLVQILHCITFGGFFYVGTQLTMLLIPRSYRSSGQALYTLSWSGIAGIIGGLLGGWMYQNLGAQSMYQAGVFMTLFGTLGFGFMWLFVNSGGYHPPSEEEDEICEIEIL from the coding sequence TTGCGAAAAGGCGTTATTCCGTCTTCTATCACGTCTTTAAAATGGTTCAATTTTTTTGTATACGGAACCATGGTCCTCTTCACCAGCTTCTTTCAGCTGTACCTGCTGGATGTGGGGATGACTAAATTAGAGATCGGTGCCTTATTCTCTGTTGGAGCATTGGTGTCCATTATTGCGAATCCATTCTGGGCGTTCTGGACAAACCGTACTCAGAATATACGCCGTATCATTTTGTTTATGTTAATCGGAATGCTAGTGTTATCCCAATCAATGTTTCGAGCAAATACATATGAAACGATCTACAACTCCATTATTTTATTTTATTTTTTTCAAGGACCGCTATTCGCTCAAAGCAACACGATGATTCTCAGCTATATTGATGGAACCAACCACCGCTTCCGTTCTTTCCGGCTTTGGGGTTCATTGGGGTGGGCTATCATAGCGATTGTCGCCGGTTTTATCCTTGATTGGGCTAATGTATCCATCCTGTCCTATCTATTTACAGCGTTACTGTTTGCATCAATACTATCCATTCTTGTATTACCTAAACTTAACCATACCATCGTGATGGCTCCGATGCCGTTTAAGGGCATGAGCAAGTTAATTTTTAATCCCTTCTTCTTGTGCTTTTTATTATTTGGTATTCTGGTTTCCATACCGAACACTATGAACACCACATTTATATCTTTGTATATTACGGATCTGGGCGGTTCTAAAAAAATGATTGGTCTAGCGGTATTCCTGTCCTCTATTTTGGAGGTAGGTGTATTTGTTCTCTGTGACCGACTACTTAAACGTAAAATTTCTGTTTTGCTCGGTTGGCTTGCATTGGTAAGTGGTTTGTTTGTTCTGCGCTGGTGGTTTATGGCTGAAGCCACTACAGCCCTTCAAGTGGTGCTCGTTCAGATTTTACACTGCATAACGTTCGGCGGCTTCTTCTATGTAGGTACTCAATTGACGATGCTCCTGATTCCACGGTCTTACCGTTCTTCCGGACAAGCGCTCTACACGCTCAGCTGGAGCGGTATAGCCGGTATTATTGGAGGTCTTCTCGGAGGATGGATGTATCAGAATCTAGGTGCACAGAGCATGTATCAGGCCGGTGTATTCATGACACTCTTTGGAACGCTTGGCTTTGGTTTCATGTGGCTCTTTGTTAACAGTGGTGGGTACCACCCTCCTTCAGAGGAAGAGGACGAGATCTGCGAAATCGAAATATTATAA
- a CDS encoding HAMP domain-containing sensor histidine kinase has protein sequence MKMLKSIAQHTLMFIAFFGAAALSWTAAYFLMNKLSAAWGWSPSEYVLQLITVLVGLVILMLIFLLFSTFFRGWERVLYKSIIDGIRRISKGDFNVVLEQNREYREFGEIVESINEMASELSQMETMRQDFISNVSHEIQSPLTSIRGFALALKDETLSKESRRHYIDIIVAESTRVSGLSDNLLKLSALESGNFPFENQVYRLDKQLRDTILASEPQWLEKNIEVEAELEEVKFSAVKDLMTQVWTNLLHNSIKFTSQNGCIHIKLRTVDGRVEVEIQDSGIGISEEDLPRIFDRFYKADKARTASGGGSGLGLSLVKKIVELHEGKVTVASRPGEGTAFIVSLPVKNTNEINSK, from the coding sequence ATGAAAATGCTTAAGAGTATTGCGCAGCATACTTTAATGTTTATTGCTTTTTTTGGTGCAGCTGCGCTTAGCTGGACTGCGGCTTATTTTCTAATGAACAAATTGAGTGCTGCTTGGGGTTGGTCACCCTCAGAGTATGTTTTGCAATTGATTACTGTTTTAGTTGGCTTAGTGATTTTGATGCTGATATTCTTGTTGTTTTCCACCTTCTTTCGCGGCTGGGAACGTGTTCTTTATAAATCGATTATTGATGGGATTCGCCGTATCTCTAAGGGAGATTTTAATGTTGTACTTGAACAAAATAGGGAATACCGTGAATTCGGCGAAATTGTAGAGAGCATTAATGAAATGGCTAGTGAGCTGAGCCAGATGGAGACTATGCGCCAGGATTTCATCTCCAATGTATCGCATGAAATTCAATCTCCACTAACTTCCATTCGAGGGTTTGCGCTTGCATTGAAGGACGAAACCTTAAGTAAGGAGAGTAGGAGGCACTATATTGATATTATTGTGGCTGAGAGCACCCGCGTATCTGGGCTCAGTGATAATTTATTGAAGCTTTCGGCGCTCGAATCGGGCAATTTTCCGTTTGAAAATCAGGTCTATCGCCTGGATAAGCAGCTTAGAGATACGATTCTGGCTTCTGAGCCACAGTGGCTGGAGAAAAATATTGAGGTAGAGGCTGAGCTGGAAGAAGTGAAGTTCTCTGCGGTTAAAGATTTAATGACCCAGGTCTGGACTAATCTTCTTCATAACAGCATTAAATTTACTTCTCAGAATGGATGTATTCATATCAAGCTTCGAACAGTAGATGGGCGAGTAGAGGTGGAGATTCAAGATAGCGGGATTGGTATCTCTGAAGAAGACCTACCACGCATCTTTGATCGCTTCTATAAGGCAGACAAAGCTAGAACCGCGAGCGGGGGAGGTAGTGGACTGGGCCTATCGCTGGTGAAGAAGATCGTTGAGCTGCACGAGGGTAAAGTAACCGTAGCTAGTCGACCTGGTGAAGGGACGGCTTTTATAGTGAGCTTGCCAGTAAAAAATACAAATGAAATAAATAGTAAGTAG
- a CDS encoding ABC transporter ATP-binding protein: MKKSETKGKTALKPFLTLLRETKPSYGLLAIAIALSMISTLVSLVIPMFTKNLVDGFSLASVSKLQIVGIAAAFIAQTIAGGISIYLLNYVGQKMVAGLRDRLWRKFLVLPVAYYNDNRTGESVSRMTNDTGIIKTLISEHLASLFTGVISIVGSIAVLLFLNWKMTLVLFTVLPLSALILVPLGRQMYKISKGMQDETASFTATLSGVLSEIRLVKSSGAEKKEYEAGKTGIMNLLSFGIREGKISAMISPLVSFVFMMLLVVIIGYGGMQVSSGVLTAGELVAFILYLIQIIMPLTQLTTFFTQIQKAKGASERIIETLAAEEEVYEGQVEANGTEGPISVEGLSFGYKNGENVLTDVSFRMLPGQVTAIVGPSGGGKTTLFSLLERFYEPLSGLIKLGDMPVSTFSLRSWRKLIGYVSQESPLLAGTIAENLTYGLDRDVSREEMRSAAAMAYADGFIDALPEGYNTDVGERGVKLSGGQRQRIAIARALLRNPKILMLDEATSSLDSQSEAVVQKALSNLMKGRTTVVIAHRLATVVNADQIIFMEKGQITGMGRHEELLDNHELYREFATQQLQMNNPEVRDNEEEAPVIDDKNTSSGRRSAHPRIGRSISES, from the coding sequence ATGAAGAAATCCGAAACCAAGGGCAAGACGGCACTGAAGCCATTTCTAACGCTACTAAGAGAAACCAAGCCTTCATACGGCTTATTGGCTATAGCCATTGCACTAAGTATGATATCAACATTGGTCAGTTTGGTGATTCCGATGTTCACAAAGAATCTGGTGGATGGCTTCTCATTGGCCTCTGTTAGCAAGCTGCAGATTGTAGGCATAGCAGCTGCATTTATTGCCCAGACCATTGCTGGAGGGATCTCCATCTATCTGTTGAATTATGTTGGGCAGAAGATGGTTGCAGGTCTACGGGATCGGCTATGGCGTAAATTTCTAGTTCTACCTGTGGCTTATTACAACGACAACCGAACGGGAGAAAGCGTCAGCCGCATGACGAATGATACAGGGATCATCAAAACGCTGATTTCTGAACATTTAGCCAGTTTATTTACCGGAGTGATTTCCATAGTGGGCTCTATTGCAGTGCTGTTATTTTTAAACTGGAAAATGACGCTTGTTCTGTTCACCGTGCTTCCTTTATCTGCGTTGATTCTGGTGCCGCTTGGTCGGCAGATGTACAAAATATCCAAAGGTATGCAAGACGAGACAGCTTCCTTTACCGCTACGCTTAGTGGTGTATTGTCAGAGATCCGTTTGGTGAAATCTTCAGGTGCAGAGAAGAAAGAATATGAGGCAGGCAAGACCGGAATTATGAACCTGCTCTCCTTTGGCATACGCGAAGGCAAGATTAGCGCTATGATCAGTCCGCTCGTTTCCTTTGTATTTATGATGCTGCTAGTGGTTATTATCGGTTATGGCGGAATGCAGGTATCTTCCGGTGTTCTGACGGCGGGTGAACTAGTCGCCTTTATTCTTTATCTTATTCAAATCATTATGCCACTTACTCAATTGACCACGTTCTTCACACAAATTCAGAAGGCCAAGGGTGCCTCAGAGCGTATTATTGAGACCCTGGCGGCGGAAGAGGAAGTATATGAAGGACAGGTGGAGGCGAATGGCACAGAGGGGCCAATCTCGGTAGAGGGTTTAAGCTTTGGATATAAAAATGGTGAGAACGTATTGACCGATGTAAGCTTCCGTATGCTTCCGGGTCAGGTGACGGCTATTGTCGGACCGAGTGGGGGCGGTAAGACCACATTGTTCTCGTTGCTCGAACGATTTTATGAGCCTCTGTCAGGACTGATTAAGCTTGGTGACATGCCAGTGTCTACTTTCTCACTGCGTTCGTGGCGGAAGCTTATAGGGTACGTCTCACAGGAAAGCCCACTATTGGCCGGTACGATTGCTGAGAATTTAACCTACGGATTAGATCGGGACGTTAGCAGGGAGGAAATGCGCTCCGCTGCAGCAATGGCTTATGCCGATGGCTTTATTGATGCACTTCCAGAAGGATATAATACGGATGTTGGTGAAAGAGGCGTGAAGCTGTCTGGTGGACAACGGCAACGGATTGCCATTGCCAGAGCACTGCTGCGGAATCCGAAGATTCTTATGCTTGATGAAGCTACTTCCAGTCTCGATAGTCAATCGGAGGCGGTGGTACAGAAGGCGCTGTCCAATTTGATGAAGGGCCGTACCACGGTTGTAATTGCTCATCGTTTGGCTACGGTTGTAAATGCAGACCAGATTATTTTTATGGAAAAGGGTCAGATTACCGGAATGGGAAGACATGAAGAGCTGCTGGACAATCATGAGCTATACCGGGAATTTGCCACCCAGCAGCTACAAATGAATAACCCTGAGGTTCGTGATAATGAAGAGGAGGCTCCAGTGATCGATGACAAAAATACTAGTAGTGGACGACGATCCGCACATCCGCGAATTGGTAGAAGTATTTCTGAGAGCTGA
- a CDS encoding response regulator transcription factor: MTKILVVDDDPHIRELVEVFLRAEGMDEIYGASDGLEALQLLGSNNVDLAIIDVMMPNMDGWELCRRMRQNYDFPILMLTAKGETSQIVKGFELGSDDYLVKPFEPVVLIARVKALLKRYQISAAQSVTVGRLRMNRKTYEVSSEYGEITLPLKEFELLFKLGSYPGQTLTRDRLIEEIWGYDFEGNERTLDVHINRLRERFNQDNYGFVIRTIRGLGYRLEGHA, from the coding sequence ATGACAAAAATACTAGTAGTGGACGACGATCCGCACATCCGCGAATTGGTAGAAGTATTTCTGAGAGCTGAGGGGATGGATGAGATCTATGGGGCTTCCGATGGACTGGAGGCTCTTCAGCTTCTCGGGAGCAACAACGTAGATTTAGCCATTATTGATGTGATGATGCCCAATATGGACGGCTGGGAGCTATGCCGGCGGATGCGCCAAAACTATGATTTCCCGATCTTAATGCTGACCGCCAAAGGGGAAACCTCACAAATTGTAAAAGGGTTTGAGCTGGGAAGCGATGATTATCTGGTCAAGCCATTTGAGCCGGTTGTACTGATTGCGAGAGTTAAGGCGCTGCTCAAGCGCTACCAGATTTCTGCCGCGCAAAGTGTGACCGTGGGTCGATTGCGAATGAATCGCAAAACCTATGAGGTCTCCTCGGAATATGGAGAGATCACGCTACCACTTAAAGAGTTCGAGCTCCTATTTAAGCTAGGCAGTTATCCGGGTCAGACGTTGACTAGAGATAGGTTGATCGAAGAGATTTGGGGTTATGATTTTGAGGGGAATGAGCGAACGCTGGATGTGCATATCAACCGTTTACGTGAACGTTTTAATCAAGATAACTATGGGTTCGTTATTCGGACGATCCGTGGTCTTGGTTATCGGTTGGAGGGTCATGCATGA